Proteins from a genomic interval of Treponema succinifaciens DSM 2489:
- a CDS encoding 3-isopropylmalate dehydratase large subunit, which translates to MGKTIAQKIFSSHLVESPFEGTNILKLDRVFCHEITTPIAINDLVERNKDRVFDSTKIKAVIDHVTPAKDSKCAMQEKILRDWAKRNNIKDFFDIGANGVCHAIFPEKGFVRPGFTVIMGDSHTCTHGAFGAFAAGVGTTDLEVGILKGVCSFREPKAIKFVLNGKLKDGVYAKDVILFLIGQIGVNGATNCVAEFTGPIVDNMSMEERMTICNMAVEAGATSGICFPDMTTVEYLWPFIKDEFESKEAALKEYSKWIDDEDAEYEKVYTFDLSDLEPICTIEYKPDQIKKVSEMKGTKVDQVYIGSCTNGRISDLRVAAEILKGHKISEGVRGIVSPATPLVYKMALEEGIIKIFMDAGFCVTNPTCGACLGMSNGVLAEGEVCASTTNRNFNGRMGKGGMVHLMSPATAAATAIAGTITNSCFFKG; encoded by the coding sequence ATGGGAAAAACTATAGCACAGAAAATCTTTTCATCACATTTGGTTGAATCCCCTTTTGAAGGAACAAACATTCTTAAACTTGACAGAGTTTTCTGCCATGAAATCACAACGCCAATCGCAATCAACGACCTTGTTGAGCGGAATAAAGACAGAGTTTTTGACAGCACAAAAATCAAGGCAGTCATAGACCACGTAACTCCTGCAAAAGACAGCAAATGCGCAATGCAGGAAAAAATTCTCCGCGACTGGGCAAAACGCAACAACATAAAAGATTTCTTTGACATCGGAGCAAACGGTGTCTGCCATGCAATTTTCCCGGAAAAAGGCTTTGTACGTCCTGGCTTCACGGTAATCATGGGAGACAGCCACACTTGCACACATGGAGCTTTCGGAGCATTTGCCGCTGGTGTAGGAACAACAGACTTGGAAGTTGGAATATTGAAAGGCGTCTGTTCTTTCCGCGAACCAAAAGCTATAAAGTTTGTTTTAAATGGCAAGCTCAAAGACGGAGTTTATGCAAAGGATGTAATTCTTTTCCTGATTGGCCAGATTGGAGTAAACGGAGCTACAAACTGCGTTGCGGAATTTACAGGTCCGATTGTTGACAATATGTCAATGGAAGAAAGAATGACAATTTGCAACATGGCAGTTGAAGCCGGCGCAACAAGCGGAATCTGTTTTCCTGACATGACAACAGTAGAATATCTTTGGCCATTTATCAAAGATGAATTCGAATCAAAAGAAGCAGCCCTTAAAGAATACAGCAAATGGATTGACGATGAAGATGCGGAATATGAAAAAGTTTACACATTCGACTTGTCAGATCTTGAGCCTATATGTACAATTGAATACAAGCCTGACCAGATAAAAAAAGTTTCAGAAATGAAAGGAACAAAAGTTGATCAGGTTTATATCGGCTCATGCACAAACGGAAGAATCAGTGATCTCCGTGTAGCCGCAGAAATCTTAAAAGGACACAAAATCTCAGAAGGCGTGCGCGGAATCGTAAGTCCTGCAACTCCGCTCGTTTATAAAATGGCGCTCGAAGAAGGAATCATAAAGATTTTCATGGATGCTGGATTCTGCGTTACAAACCCGACTTGCGGAGCCTGTCTTGGAATGAGCAACGGAGTTCTTGCAGAAGGAGAAGTCTGCGCTTCTACAACAAACAGAAACTTCAACGGACGAATGGGAAAAGGCGGAATGGTTCATCTAATGAGTCCTGCTACAGCTGCGGCAACAGCTATTGCTGGAACAATCACTAATTCATGCTTTTTTAAAGGCTGA
- a CDS encoding 3-isopropylmalate dehydratase small subunit: MKQFGGQVLFLDRSDINTDEIIPAKYLTENTKQALQPYLLEDLKLEGFNPKTDVLGKKVIITRENFGCGSSREHAPWALEVNGIYCVIAVNFARIFRQNMYNCGLLALDMSKKDIDDMFRTFADKDTECKIEQKEDGTWKVKLIAGSLSKSYPFKLEGFEKALVENEGWIGYADKKY; this comes from the coding sequence ATGAAACAGTTTGGTGGACAAGTTTTATTCTTGGATCGCTCAGATATTAATACTGACGAAATAATTCCTGCAAAGTATCTTACAGAAAATACAAAGCAGGCACTCCAGCCGTATCTTCTTGAGGATTTAAAGCTTGAAGGGTTCAATCCAAAGACAGACGTTCTGGGCAAAAAAGTCATCATTACACGTGAAAACTTTGGCTGCGGTTCTAGCCGTGAGCACGCTCCCTGGGCTTTGGAAGTAAACGGAATTTATTGTGTAATCGCAGTAAATTTTGCCCGCATTTTCCGCCAGAATATGTACAACTGCGGACTTCTTGCACTTGACATGAGCAAAAAAGACATAGATGATATGTTCAGAACATTTGCAGACAAAGACACAGAATGCAAAATCGAGCAAAAAGAAGACGGCACTTGGAAAGTAAAACTTATTGCCGGCTCACTTTCAAAAAGCTACCCTTTCAAGCTTGAAGGATTTGAAAAAGCACTTGTTGAAAACGAAGGCTGGATTGGATACGCTGACAAAAAGTATTAA
- a CDS encoding TrmB family transcriptional regulator: MTDKIIDILGSLGFSKMESLVYCALVPEEKMGGYQIAKKLNAPRPSVYSALENLLKKECITSIPGSTAEYQAVPPDILIDEISKKYSDNAAKAKEMLKELKSPISTQERFVNIEGKTKLISVVNKLISAAKKEIVFNCSMPLEYFKEALLLAAESKVRIVLFSWKNLDTLGIPLEFFCGFDGTDCCPEQRILLVSDMAHCIVGSNDRAVFFPHRPHHKIQKLPDGENDFLGMTSDNRLIVNLVSEHIHFDIYLQKLRKKFNRDIISKDICIGTLMEKGI; encoded by the coding sequence ATGACAGACAAAATCATAGACATACTAGGCAGTCTTGGTTTTTCAAAAATGGAATCGCTTGTCTACTGCGCGCTTGTTCCAGAAGAAAAAATGGGCGGTTATCAGATTGCAAAAAAACTGAATGCGCCCCGCCCTTCTGTTTATTCCGCGCTGGAAAATCTTTTAAAGAAAGAATGCATAACAAGCATTCCGGGTTCAACAGCAGAATATCAGGCAGTTCCGCCGGATATTTTAATTGACGAGATTTCAAAGAAGTATTCGGACAACGCCGCAAAAGCAAAAGAAATGCTAAAGGAATTGAAATCGCCGATTTCAACGCAGGAACGTTTTGTGAACATCGAAGGAAAAACTAAACTCATTTCTGTTGTAAACAAACTTATTTCAGCGGCAAAAAAAGAAATTGTGTTCAACTGCTCAATGCCGCTTGAATATTTTAAGGAAGCTCTTCTTTTGGCGGCAGAAAGTAAAGTGAGAATTGTTTTGTTCAGCTGGAAAAATCTTGACACTCTTGGAATTCCGCTGGAATTTTTCTGCGGATTTGACGGAACAGACTGCTGCCCGGAACAAAGAATTCTTTTGGTTTCAGACATGGCGCACTGCATCGTAGGAAGCAACGACCGGGCTGTTTTTTTTCCGCACAGACCGCACCACAAAATTCAAAAGCTTCCAGACGGAGAAAATGATTTTCTTGGAATGACAAGCGACAACAGGCTGATTGTGAATCTTGTTTCAGAACATATTCACTTTGATATTTACTTACAAAAGCTAAGGAAAAAATTCAACCGCGATATTATTTCCAAGGACATTTGCATCGGAACCTTAATGGAGAAAGGAATCTAA
- a CDS encoding MATE family efflux transporter has protein sequence MKTENKTFLNNLISIAVPISLQNLIQSCLGMIDQIMIGQLGSKTVAAVSLAGRPCFVMLFALGGIAAASSIFAAQYEGAKDSSKHANVMRASVFAALAVALVFFIFSLFTPELVLSFFTKDTEVISIGKNYLMINSLSYFALAIISCCSAMLRSTGFAKTPLVTGFISVAINTILNAIMIFGLLGFPALGSDGAAIATVISIFVQCVILIVFMIKKNHPANMKAVLLCKNDFSFLKIFFITALPAIGNELLWALGDAGYSAIYGHMGTAELAAVTLTFPMQGLTIGFFSGLSAATGILIGNELGSNNFDKGYRLAWKFIKICVSGCAVIGIFIFIFAPIYIDFYNVEPQVREYAKHLLWIFAFYLWIKVCNMIIGNGILRSGGKTKFTLFLDVLGTYGIGLPLGLLGALVFKFEITKVYALLSVEEIARLVIGAARVKSRKWIDNITHKNN, from the coding sequence ATGAAGACTGAAAACAAAACATTTTTGAACAATTTAATTTCAATAGCCGTTCCTATTTCATTGCAGAATTTAATTCAGTCGTGCTTAGGAATGATTGACCAGATTATGATCGGGCAGCTAGGCTCAAAAACAGTTGCGGCAGTAAGCCTTGCAGGAAGACCTTGCTTCGTAATGCTTTTTGCACTAGGAGGAATCGCAGCCGCAAGCTCAATTTTCGCCGCGCAATATGAAGGAGCAAAAGATTCAAGCAAACACGCAAATGTAATGAGAGCCTCAGTTTTCGCAGCATTGGCAGTCGCGCTTGTGTTTTTTATTTTTTCACTTTTCACACCTGAACTAGTTCTTTCATTTTTTACAAAAGACACAGAAGTTATTTCAATCGGAAAAAATTACTTAATGATAAATTCTTTAAGTTACTTTGCGCTTGCAATCATAAGCTGCTGTTCGGCAATGCTAAGAAGCACAGGATTTGCAAAAACTCCGCTGGTAACGGGATTTATTTCTGTCGCAATAAACACGATTCTCAATGCAATCATGATTTTTGGACTTTTAGGATTTCCGGCGCTTGGTTCAGACGGCGCTGCAATTGCAACTGTAATTTCAATATTTGTTCAATGTGTAATCCTCATTGTTTTTATGATAAAGAAAAATCATCCTGCGAACATGAAAGCTGTTCTTTTGTGCAAAAACGACTTTTCATTTCTAAAGATATTTTTTATAACTGCTCTTCCAGCAATAGGAAATGAGCTTTTATGGGCATTGGGAGACGCAGGCTACAGCGCGATATACGGACACATGGGAACAGCCGAGCTTGCGGCAGTTACGTTAACTTTTCCTATGCAAGGGTTAACAATTGGATTCTTCAGCGGACTTTCTGCAGCCACAGGAATTCTTATAGGAAACGAGCTTGGATCTAATAACTTTGACAAAGGCTATAGGCTCGCCTGGAAGTTTATAAAAATCTGCGTTTCAGGTTGCGCCGTAATCGGAATTTTTATTTTTATATTCGCTCCAATATACATAGACTTTTACAATGTTGAGCCTCAGGTCCGTGAATATGCAAAACATCTTTTATGGATATTCGCATTCTATTTATGGATAAAAGTCTGCAACATGATAATAGGCAATGGAATTCTTAGAAGCGGCGGAAAAACAAAATTTACTTTGTTCCTGGATGTCTTGGGAACTTACGGAATCGGACTTCCGCTTGGACTTTTGGGCGCGCTGGTCTTCAAGTTTGAAATCACAAAAGTTTATGCGCTTCTTTCCGTTGAAGAAATCGCAAGGCTTGTAATTGGAGCAGCAAGAGTTAAAAGCAGAAAATGGATAGACAATATTACACATAAAAATAATTAG
- a CDS encoding alpha-amylase family protein, which produces MLRRIFTFAMIFILGVSAMSAENKMQTKQGTILHCWCWSFKTIEDNIEKISEAGFTAIQTSPANECFVGDNGGLEIMSAKKGKWYYHYQPTDWKIGNYQLGTRDDFIRMCAKAKKFGIAVIVDVVPNHTTTHKDEISLDFIEAVGGMEKMYHKNSDHTIRSMANRREVTSAMLGGLPDVNTENPLFQEYFMNYINDLIDCGADGFRFDTAKHIALPDDPVDPASKENDFWPIFTGKKSVNGKSVKNADGLFIYGEVLQEGASREDAYGKLFPVTASKYGKLLRSALKNEKLNAKGIVNFQNAASPEVVTWIESHDTYANEGESAYLTNFMIRAGWAVIASRKDGTPLFFNRPKGKEAAQFPGESKIGETGNDECFSPEVSAVNKFRTAMQGENEKFLNGENAGILIIKRGEKGCVIVNLNSKPSAVQVEIKLPKGTYIDKANKTKFVCKDSVLKGKIKPKSICVVY; this is translated from the coding sequence ATGCTTAGAAGAATTTTTACATTTGCAATGATTTTTATTTTAGGAGTTTCTGCTATGTCCGCGGAAAATAAAATGCAAACAAAACAGGGAACTATACTTCACTGCTGGTGCTGGTCGTTCAAGACAATTGAAGATAACATTGAAAAAATCTCAGAAGCGGGATTCACTGCAATCCAGACTTCCCCAGCAAATGAATGCTTTGTAGGCGACAATGGCGGACTTGAAATTATGAGTGCAAAAAAAGGAAAATGGTATTATCACTATCAGCCCACGGATTGGAAAATTGGAAACTATCAGCTTGGAACAAGAGACGACTTTATCCGTATGTGCGCAAAAGCAAAAAAATTCGGAATCGCAGTAATTGTTGACGTTGTTCCAAACCATACAACCACGCACAAAGATGAAATTTCACTTGACTTCATAGAAGCTGTAGGCGGAATGGAAAAAATGTACCACAAGAATTCCGACCACACAATCAGAAGCATGGCAAACCGAAGGGAAGTTACAAGCGCAATGCTTGGAGGGCTTCCAGATGTAAACACAGAAAATCCGCTTTTCCAAGAATACTTTATGAACTACATAAATGACCTCATTGACTGCGGAGCCGACGGTTTCAGATTTGACACAGCAAAGCACATTGCCCTTCCCGACGACCCTGTAGATCCTGCTTCAAAAGAAAACGACTTCTGGCCAATCTTTACAGGAAAAAAATCAGTAAACGGAAAATCTGTAAAAAATGCGGATGGGCTTTTTATTTATGGAGAGGTTCTTCAGGAAGGAGCCTCAAGAGAAGATGCCTACGGAAAACTTTTTCCAGTAACAGCGAGCAAGTACGGCAAACTTTTAAGAAGCGCGTTAAAAAATGAAAAGCTAAACGCAAAAGGAATTGTCAACTTTCAAAACGCAGCTTCTCCAGAAGTTGTAACTTGGATTGAAAGCCATGACACTTACGCAAACGAAGGCGAATCCGCTTACCTCACAAACTTTATGATACGCGCAGGCTGGGCTGTCATAGCTTCAAGAAAAGACGGAACTCCATTGTTCTTTAACCGACCAAAAGGAAAAGAAGCCGCACAGTTCCCGGGAGAATCCAAAATCGGAGAAACAGGAAACGATGAATGTTTCAGCCCGGAAGTTTCCGCTGTAAACAAATTCAGAACTGCAATGCAAGGCGAAAACGAAAAATTCCTCAACGGAGAAAATGCGGGCATTCTAATTATAAAGCGCGGAGAAAAAGGCTGCGTAATTGTCAACTTAAACTCCAAGCCGTCTGCCGTTCAGGTTGAAATAAAACTTCCAAAAGGAACTTACATCGACAAGGCAAACAAAACAAAATTCGTCTGCAAGGATTCTGTCCTAAAAGGAAAGATAAAACCAAAATCAATTTGCGTAGTTTATTAA
- a CDS encoding glycoside hydrolase family 31 protein gives MIKRFVFGKAFDTEAVKDKPEACKEKIPYFENAETSSFSLEMDSSDIVYGLGENVRGINKRGFIYESFCTDQPEHNENKSSLYAAHNFFIVSGNKKNFGAFFDTPGKVTFDIGASSYSTLKVSIENTGYEIYIIENPTLELIIKEFRNLIGQSYIPPRWAFGIGQSRWGYTCEEDIRKIAENYRKNKLPLDMVYLDIDYMEKFKDFTVNKKSFPDFKNFVSDMKKNSVRIVPIIDAGIKMEDGFELYEEGKENNYFCKDKDGNDFIVGVWPGKCCLPDFLNPEAREWFGMKYKFLTDQGIEGFWNDMNEPALFYSEKNLEKVFDQVKEMKKLNIGLKESFALKDTILNLANNTDDYKSFYHCKDGKKIRHYDVHNLYGYNMTRAASEAFEKISPEKRILIFSRSSCIGSHRYGGIWMGDNMSRWQHILLNLKMLPSLNMCGFLYTGADLGGFGENTTEDLLLRWYALGIFMPLLRNHSALGTREQEPFRFKNSIEKFRNILNLRYRLLPYIYSEFMKAALQGTMYASPLGFIWSKDEDARRTEDQIMIGESIMIAPVYEQNATGRHIYLPEEMKLVKFKDSESYEEKIIPAGHNFVHIALDEVAVFIRKGHILPLADNAESVEKIDFENLTTISFAEKGARYELYTDDGECRNPSLRENLRSISV, from the coding sequence ATGATTAAGAGATTTGTATTCGGAAAAGCATTTGACACAGAAGCCGTAAAAGATAAGCCTGAAGCCTGCAAAGAAAAAATTCCATATTTTGAAAACGCAGAAACTTCCAGTTTTTCACTTGAGATGGATTCTAGCGATATTGTTTACGGTCTTGGTGAAAATGTGCGCGGAATAAACAAGCGAGGATTTATTTACGAAAGTTTCTGCACGGATCAGCCAGAACACAACGAAAACAAAAGCTCACTGTATGCCGCCCATAATTTTTTCATTGTGTCTGGAAACAAAAAAAATTTCGGAGCATTCTTTGACACTCCTGGAAAAGTTACATTTGACATTGGAGCTTCAAGCTATTCAACTCTTAAAGTTTCTATAGAAAACACAGGCTATGAAATATACATAATAGAAAACCCAACGCTAGAATTAATTATAAAAGAATTCAGAAATTTAATCGGGCAAAGCTACATTCCTCCAAGATGGGCATTTGGAATAGGACAGTCAAGATGGGGCTACACCTGCGAAGAAGACATAAGAAAAATCGCTGAAAACTACAGAAAGAACAAACTTCCGCTCGACATGGTTTACCTCGACATCGACTACATGGAAAAGTTCAAGGACTTTACTGTTAACAAAAAATCATTCCCGGACTTTAAGAATTTTGTTTCCGACATGAAAAAGAATTCCGTGCGCATTGTTCCTATAATTGATGCCGGAATAAAAATGGAAGACGGATTTGAACTTTACGAGGAAGGAAAGGAAAACAATTATTTTTGCAAGGACAAAGACGGAAACGATTTTATAGTTGGTGTGTGGCCGGGAAAATGCTGTCTTCCAGACTTCTTAAATCCAGAAGCAAGAGAATGGTTTGGAATGAAATACAAATTTCTGACCGACCAAGGCATTGAAGGTTTCTGGAACGACATGAACGAGCCTGCCCTCTTTTACTCTGAAAAAAATCTGGAAAAAGTTTTTGACCAAGTAAAAGAAATGAAAAAGCTCAACATCGGCTTAAAAGAAAGTTTCGCTTTAAAAGACACTATCTTGAACCTTGCGAACAACACCGATGACTACAAAAGTTTTTACCATTGCAAGGACGGAAAGAAAATCCGCCATTATGACGTTCATAACCTTTACGGCTACAACATGACAAGAGCCGCATCCGAAGCGTTTGAAAAGATTTCTCCAGAAAAAAGAATCCTCATATTTTCAAGATCTTCCTGCATAGGCTCTCACAGATACGGTGGAATCTGGATGGGAGACAATATGTCAAGGTGGCAGCACATTCTCCTGAATTTGAAAATGCTTCCATCCCTTAATATGTGCGGCTTCTTGTACACAGGAGCTGACTTGGGCGGATTCGGGGAAAACACAACAGAAGATCTTCTCTTGCGCTGGTACGCGCTTGGGATTTTTATGCCGCTGTTAAGAAATCATTCCGCATTAGGAACCCGGGAGCAAGAACCTTTTAGATTCAAAAACAGCATAGAAAAATTCAGAAACATCCTTAATCTGCGCTACAGGCTTCTTCCTTACATTTACAGCGAGTTTATGAAAGCCGCCTTGCAAGGAACAATGTACGCAAGCCCGCTTGGATTTATCTGGTCAAAAGACGAGGACGCAAGAAGAACAGAAGACCAGATTATGATTGGAGAAAGCATTATGATTGCTCCAGTCTATGAACAGAACGCAACCGGACGGCACATTTATCTTCCTGAGGAAATGAAGCTTGTAAAGTTCAAGGACAGTGAAAGCTACGAGGAAAAAATAATTCCAGCCGGACACAACTTTGTCCACATTGCACTAGATGAAGTCGCTGTTTTTATCCGAAAAGGACACATTCTGCCTCTTGCAGACAACGCAGAATCAGTTGAAAAAATTGACTTTGAAAATTTGACAACTATAAGTTTCGCAGAAAAAGGCGCACGATACGAGCTCTACACTGACGACGGAGAATGCAGAAATCCTAGCCTAAGAGAAAACTTAAGAAGCATAAGTGTATAA
- a CDS encoding deoxycytidylate deaminase, producing MSEEKEKYVRPTWDEYFMEVARTIAKRATCDRGRSGCVIAKDNQILVTGYVGSPAGLAHCDEVGHLMRKMIHADGSVTQHCVRTVHAEQNAICQAAKRGISIDGATVYCKMTPCRTCAMLIINCGIKRVVCEKHYHDEEDSMKMFAEAGIKIEHLEDSVQTYADM from the coding sequence ATGAGCGAAGAAAAAGAAAAATATGTGCGTCCGACCTGGGATGAATACTTTATGGAAGTTGCGCGGACTATTGCAAAGCGTGCGACTTGCGACCGCGGAAGAAGCGGCTGTGTAATTGCAAAGGACAATCAGATTCTTGTTACAGGCTATGTCGGAAGTCCTGCAGGGCTTGCTCATTGCGATGAGGTCGGCCACTTGATGCGCAAAATGATTCATGCTGATGGCTCTGTTACCCAGCACTGCGTAAGGACAGTTCACGCCGAGCAGAATGCGATTTGTCAGGCTGCAAAAAGAGGAATTTCAATTGATGGAGCGACCGTTTACTGCAAAATGACTCCTTGCAGAACGTGTGCCATGCTTATCATAAACTGCGGAATAAAAAGGGTTGTCTGCGAAAAACATTACCATGATGAAGAAGATTCAATGAAAATGTTTGCCGAGGCTGGAATAAAAATTGAACACTTGGAAGATTCCGTTCAGACTTATGCCGATATGTAG
- a CDS encoding NCS2 family permease has translation MEKFFKIKEKGSTVSREVVGGITTFLAMSYILAVNPGMLGSIAGMNFGGVFTATAVSAAVATLIMAFLANMPVALASGMGLNAFFTYTVCGQMGCSPWFALTAVLLEGVLFILLSFFGVREAIINSIPGTMKKAVAVGIGLFIALIGLNNAGIVTSANGTIIGFNAIDLSHATALVAIIGLVITVVLYILKVPGAILIGIAATTVIGIPFGVTTVPDNFKPVSVPSAPFLFKFEWAGVLSLKFFGVFFTFLFTDIFDTIGTLMGVAEQGNLVDEKGNIPNVKGALLADAVGTVAGACLGTSTVTSFVESSSGVAAGARTGLASVVTAFFFLLALFFTPLFALVPSCATAPALIFVGFLMMQAVSKINFADITDGIPAFITIMVMPFGYSISKGIAFGMIAYVIAKIAGKKTKEIPVVTWILAVVFIFALAIKAI, from the coding sequence ATGGAGAAATTTTTCAAAATCAAGGAGAAAGGGTCTACTGTAAGCCGTGAAGTTGTTGGCGGTATCACAACTTTCCTTGCAATGTCTTACATTCTTGCCGTTAACCCTGGAATGCTGGGCTCAATTGCAGGAATGAATTTCGGCGGTGTGTTTACTGCGACTGCTGTTTCTGCCGCCGTTGCAACTCTTATAATGGCGTTCCTTGCGAATATGCCGGTTGCTCTTGCTTCCGGAATGGGGCTTAACGCGTTTTTTACTTACACAGTCTGTGGTCAGATGGGATGCTCTCCTTGGTTCGCTCTTACTGCTGTTTTGCTTGAAGGCGTTCTTTTTATTTTGCTTTCATTCTTCGGAGTGCGCGAAGCGATTATCAATTCAATTCCGGGAACAATGAAAAAAGCTGTCGCTGTTGGAATCGGACTTTTCATTGCGCTTATCGGACTTAACAATGCTGGAATCGTAACTTCTGCAAACGGAACAATCATCGGCTTCAATGCAATTGACTTGAGCCATGCTACTGCTCTTGTTGCAATCATCGGCCTTGTCATTACAGTTGTTCTTTACATTCTTAAAGTTCCTGGCGCAATTCTTATTGGCATTGCCGCTACAACTGTTATTGGAATTCCTTTTGGCGTTACAACAGTTCCAGACAACTTCAAGCCTGTTTCTGTTCCTAGCGCTCCGTTCCTCTTTAAGTTTGAATGGGCTGGAGTTCTTTCTCTTAAATTCTTCGGCGTTTTCTTTACTTTCTTGTTTACAGATATTTTCGATACAATCGGAACTTTAATGGGTGTTGCAGAGCAGGGAAATCTTGTTGACGAAAAAGGAAACATTCCGAATGTAAAAGGCGCGCTTCTTGCTGATGCTGTTGGAACTGTAGCAGGCGCTTGTCTTGGAACTTCAACAGTAACTTCATTTGTTGAGTCTTCTTCTGGAGTTGCAGCCGGAGCACGCACTGGTCTTGCTTCTGTAGTTACAGCGTTCTTCTTCCTTCTTGCTTTGTTTTTTACTCCTTTGTTCGCTCTTGTTCCTTCTTGCGCTACAGCTCCTGCCTTGATTTTTGTAGGCTTCCTCATGATGCAGGCTGTTTCTAAAATCAACTTCGCTGATATTACAGACGGAATCCCGGCATTTATTACAATCATGGTAATGCCGTTTGGTTATTCAATTTCAAAGGGAATCGCATTCGGAATGATTGCCTATGTAATTGCAAAAATTGCTGGAAAGAAAACAAAAGAAATTCCTGTTGTTACTTGGATTCTTGCGGTTGTATTCATTTTTGCGCTTGCAATAAAGGCTATATAA
- the gltX gene encoding glutamate--tRNA ligase, with the protein MENKEVRVRYAPSPTGLQHIGGVRTALFNYLFARSKGGKFILRLEDTDRTRYDEKYVKNLYDTMDWLGIDWDEGGDKGGEYGPYVQSERFELYKKYAQELVEKGEAYYCFCDSERLERIRKIQTENKMPPGYDRNCRHLTEEEVKANLAAGKPYVIRLKVPLEGETKFTDHLLGDIVWKNEDISPDPVLLKSDGFPTYHLANIVDDHLMKISHVMRAQEWIPSTPLHVQMYRAFGWEHPEFCHLPMVNGSDGKKLSKRHGSTSLNEFRARGYLPQAIVNYVALLGCSYEDGRDIYSLDELAANFKLEHLNKAPAVFDYKKLEWYNGQYIRALSDEELYKWTLPFITGTGDASLEINPENPQPKPKVGPEYSGVALGSDGEPVCVDSSMNMASADVKKKLLELMPLIKERLHFLTDAAEMVRFMFTEPAVPANSEIIPKKLDEAKTKEVLEKAKSFVSEIFGMSHDDAEALAKKYAEELGIKLGDFMMPVRMAVTGSRISPPLIGSIWILGKEKACERVEKTLAAF; encoded by the coding sequence ATGGAAAACAAAGAAGTTCGGGTTCGTTATGCGCCTTCTCCTACGGGACTGCAGCATATCGGCGGTGTGCGTACTGCGCTTTTTAACTATCTTTTTGCAAGGTCTAAGGGCGGAAAATTCATTCTCCGCCTTGAGGATACAGACCGCACAAGATACGATGAAAAATATGTGAAGAATCTTTACGACACAATGGATTGGCTTGGAATCGACTGGGACGAAGGCGGCGACAAGGGCGGCGAGTACGGTCCTTATGTTCAGAGCGAAAGGTTCGAGCTTTACAAGAAGTATGCCCAGGAGCTTGTGGAAAAAGGCGAGGCTTACTATTGCTTCTGCGATTCAGAGCGTCTTGAGCGAATCCGAAAGATTCAGACAGAAAACAAAATGCCACCGGGATATGACAGGAACTGCCGCCACCTTACAGAAGAAGAAGTGAAGGCGAATCTTGCCGCCGGAAAACCTTACGTAATAAGGCTTAAAGTTCCTCTTGAAGGTGAAACAAAATTCACGGATCATCTTCTTGGCGACATTGTATGGAAGAACGAGGATATTTCCCCTGATCCGGTTCTTTTAAAAAGCGATGGATTTCCGACATATCACCTTGCGAATATCGTTGACGACCATTTGATGAAGATAAGCCATGTTATGCGCGCCCAGGAATGGATTCCTTCAACTCCGCTTCATGTTCAAATGTACAGGGCGTTCGGCTGGGAGCATCCTGAATTCTGCCACCTGCCAATGGTAAATGGTTCAGACGGAAAGAAACTTTCAAAACGCCACGGCTCGACTTCGCTTAACGAGTTCCGCGCAAGAGGCTACCTTCCGCAGGCGATTGTAAACTATGTGGCTCTTCTGGGCTGCTCTTATGAGGACGGACGCGACATCTACAGCCTTGATGAGCTTGCCGCGAACTTTAAGCTTGAGCATTTGAACAAGGCGCCTGCTGTTTTTGACTACAAGAAGCTTGAGTGGTACAACGGCCAGTATATCCGCGCTTTGTCTGATGAGGAGCTTTACAAGTGGACATTGCCGTTTATAACAGGAACTGGAGATGCTTCCCTTGAAATAAATCCTGAAAATCCTCAGCCTAAGCCAAAAGTAGGTCCTGAATATTCCGGTGTTGCGCTTGGAAGCGACGGCGAGCCTGTTTGCGTGGACTCTTCAATGAACATGGCGAGCGCAGATGTAAAGAAAAAACTTCTGGAGCTTATGCCGCTTATAAAGGAACGCTTGCACTTCCTTACAGATGCCGCAGAAATGGTCCGCTTTATGTTTACAGAGCCTGCTGTTCCCGCAAACTCTGAAATTATTCCAAAGAAGCTTGATGAGGCAAAGACAAAGGAAGTTCTTGAAAAGGCTAAGTCTTTTGTTTCTGAAATCTTCGGAATGAGCCACGATGACGCGGAAGCCCTTGCAAAAAAATATGCCGAGGAGCTTGGAATAAAGCTTGGCGACTTTATGATGCCTGTGCGCATGGCCGTTACAGGAAGCCGCATTTCTCCGCCGCTGATTGGCTCAATATGGATTCTTGGAAAAGAAAAAGCCTGCGAGCGCGTTGAAAAAACACTTGCAGCTTTCTAG